One genomic window of Gimesia chilikensis includes the following:
- a CDS encoding ATP-binding protein, with protein MSSDEYIEVTIPSDTSEGQAVQARIVEGLEVREYPDRDVFAVRLALEEALVNAIKHGNRMSPDKSVDIKCWISDERVRIEIQDEGQGFDRTEVPDPTLLENLERPCGRGIMLMGAFMNLIEYNDQGNKVTLEKIKGVAPEQPESESE; from the coding sequence ATGTCATCGGACGAATACATTGAAGTAACGATTCCCAGCGATACCTCAGAAGGGCAGGCTGTACAGGCCCGCATTGTTGAGGGTCTTGAGGTACGTGAATACCCCGATCGGGATGTATTTGCAGTGCGGCTGGCGCTGGAAGAAGCTCTGGTTAACGCCATCAAACACGGCAACCGGATGTCTCCCGACAAAAGTGTGGATATCAAATGCTGGATCAGCGATGAGCGGGTCCGCATTGAGATCCAGGATGAAGGGCAAGGCTTCGATCGCACTGAAGTCCCCGATCCGACCCTGCTGGAGAACCTCGAACGCCCTTGCGGACGGGGAATTATGCTGATGGGCGCTTTTATGAATCTGATCGAATATAACGATCAGGGGAACAAAGTCACGCTGGAGAAGATCAAAGGCGTGGCTCCCGAGCAGCCCGAATCCGAAAGCGAGTGA
- a CDS encoding STAS domain-containing protein, with protein MAAGHRRVDIEEVSDVTIAKFIDKKILDEGNIQIIGTQLFGLVDEDGRKKIILDFSNVEYLSSAALGKLITLDKKVKKAKGKLKLCSIRPDIYEVFAITRLNQLFDIAETQEAALEGF; from the coding sequence ATGGCAGCTGGTCACCGTCGTGTTGACATCGAAGAAGTTTCGGATGTCACCATTGCAAAGTTTATAGACAAGAAAATTCTGGATGAAGGCAATATCCAGATCATCGGAACCCAGTTATTTGGGCTTGTTGATGAAGATGGTCGCAAGAAGATCATTCTTGATTTCTCCAACGTGGAATACCTCTCAAGTGCTGCACTTGGTAAGTTGATCACATTGGATAAAAAAGTGAAAAAGGCAAAGGGCAAGTTGAAACTCTGTTCAATTCGTCCCGACATTTATGAAGTATTTGCCATCACCAGATTGAATCAGTTGTTTGATATCGCCGAAACACAGGAGGCGGCGCTCGAAGGTTTCTAA
- a CDS encoding dimethylarginine dimethylaminohydrolase family protein translates to MKYDSPTILMCPPDYYGIEYEINPWMSRSQQSNLEVARQQWESLYALLQKLNARIELMTPVKGLPDLVFTANAGLIWHNRVFLSLFRHQARQGETPVDQQWFEQAGFETIEMPEEFFFEGAGDALFCGDTLFAGYLIRSDVKALQWVAAEMKCRVIPLQLVDEFYYHLDTCFCPLSETEAIYYPPAFDSYGQQALQEHIPHLIPVVDEEAQRFACNAVVIGKSVALNTGCPQLEQTLRERGYEPHSAPLDEFIKAGGSAKCLTLRLDGECAAVWP, encoded by the coding sequence GTGAAATACGACAGCCCGACGATCCTGATGTGTCCCCCCGATTATTACGGGATCGAATACGAGATCAATCCCTGGATGAGCCGCAGTCAGCAGAGCAATCTGGAAGTGGCCCGCCAGCAGTGGGAGTCTTTGTACGCACTGCTTCAGAAACTGAATGCCCGCATTGAATTGATGACGCCCGTGAAGGGGCTGCCCGATCTCGTCTTTACCGCGAATGCCGGACTGATCTGGCACAATCGCGTATTCCTCTCACTGTTTCGACACCAGGCCCGCCAGGGCGAGACCCCCGTTGATCAACAGTGGTTTGAGCAGGCAGGCTTTGAAACGATTGAGATGCCCGAAGAATTTTTCTTCGAAGGAGCTGGGGACGCTCTATTCTGTGGCGACACCCTGTTTGCGGGTTACCTGATTCGCAGCGATGTGAAAGCCCTGCAATGGGTGGCTGCTGAAATGAAGTGTCGGGTAATTCCCCTGCAACTGGTCGACGAGTTTTACTACCATCTCGATACCTGTTTCTGTCCTTTAAGCGAAACAGAGGCGATTTATTATCCGCCCGCATTCGACAGTTATGGACAGCAGGCGTTACAGGAACATATCCCTCATCTGATTCCCGTAGTCGATGAAGAAGCGCAGCGGTTCGCCTGTAACGCGGTGGTGATTGGAAAATCGGTCGCTTTGAATACGGGCTGCCCGCAGCTCGAGCAGACCCTCCGGGAACGCGGTTATGAACCGCACAGCGCCCCCCTGGATGAATTCATCAAAGCGGGGGGCTCAGCCAAGTGTCTCACATTAAGGCTGGACGGAGAGTGTGCGGCTGTTTGGCCTTGA
- a CDS encoding M3 family oligoendopeptidase, which produces MTDTASYPLTWELDSLYPNPAQPEFTAILQDCKSTLEALVERVAQLADAGNPEQDAALWADFLTDYQAATAELSGLFAFLECCCAEDAHNKQYQVLMGRLASIRPLRENIETQLQLTLRELSAETIQQFCEQEPRLQEIRFFLEESKRGATLRLPKEQEILASELAVDGLHAWGRLYDRLSGDLKIQLMEKGELVERSPGQVQFDSPQRSIRENNFYAANKAWDTIADSCADALNHLSGTRLTLYKRLPVTDHLDAPLIYNRMQRSTLDTMWSVISERKQKLVRFLEKKAELLGLPRLCWYDLNAPLPLAGAESAELTYDRACELTVNSFAEFSSDLRDFAERSLRERWIEAENRAGKRQGGFCTTLPLKKQSRIFMTFTNSADSMSTLAHELGHAYHSYVLKDAPFVLSDYPMNLAETASTFAEAVLGEQRLKAAKTRDEELQILDGMLGDSVAFMMNIHTRFLFEDRFHQERAAGELTPERFSELMLAAQQEAYMNALDDSGWNPSFWISKLHFYISELPFYNFPYTFGYLLSLGIYALADTFEDQREFADKYRELLIATGCQLTEDAVAGTFGYDLSQAEFWNKSIDIIDRRVDRFLELADQAD; this is translated from the coding sequence ATGACTGATACTGCCTCCTATCCGCTGACCTGGGAACTGGACTCGCTCTACCCCAATCCTGCGCAACCCGAGTTCACCGCGATTCTGCAAGATTGCAAAAGTACACTGGAAGCTCTGGTCGAACGTGTGGCGCAGCTGGCTGATGCCGGGAATCCAGAGCAGGACGCAGCACTCTGGGCCGATTTTCTGACAGACTACCAGGCAGCGACTGCAGAACTTTCGGGGCTGTTTGCATTTCTCGAATGCTGTTGTGCAGAGGATGCTCATAACAAACAGTACCAGGTGCTGATGGGGCGGCTGGCCAGTATTCGCCCGCTGCGCGAGAACATCGAAACGCAACTGCAACTGACACTCCGCGAACTTTCCGCGGAAACCATTCAACAGTTCTGCGAGCAGGAACCCCGTCTGCAGGAAATTCGGTTCTTCCTCGAAGAGTCTAAGCGGGGTGCGACCCTGCGACTTCCCAAGGAACAGGAGATCCTGGCTTCCGAACTGGCCGTCGATGGTTTACACGCCTGGGGACGGCTTTACGATCGGCTCTCCGGGGATCTGAAAATCCAGCTCATGGAAAAAGGAGAACTGGTAGAGCGATCTCCGGGACAGGTGCAGTTCGATTCTCCGCAACGGTCAATCCGTGAAAATAACTTCTATGCCGCGAACAAAGCCTGGGATACGATTGCTGACTCGTGTGCCGATGCGTTGAATCACCTTTCGGGCACGCGACTGACGCTCTACAAACGGCTGCCAGTCACCGACCACCTGGATGCACCGTTGATTTACAATCGCATGCAGCGGAGCACACTGGATACCATGTGGTCTGTGATCTCCGAGCGGAAACAGAAGCTGGTGCGATTCCTGGAAAAGAAAGCGGAACTACTGGGACTGCCTCGACTCTGCTGGTACGACCTGAATGCACCGTTGCCCCTGGCCGGGGCGGAATCAGCCGAGCTGACTTACGACCGCGCCTGCGAATTGACGGTCAATTCATTCGCCGAGTTCAGTTCTGATCTGCGAGACTTCGCGGAACGGTCTCTGCGCGAGCGCTGGATCGAAGCGGAGAATCGGGCCGGCAAACGTCAGGGGGGCTTCTGCACAACTCTGCCTCTGAAAAAACAATCCCGCATTTTCATGACCTTCACCAACTCGGCTGACAGCATGTCGACGCTGGCGCACGAACTGGGACACGCCTATCATTCCTACGTACTGAAAGACGCACCGTTCGTCTTAAGTGATTACCCGATGAACCTGGCCGAGACGGCGTCTACCTTCGCGGAAGCGGTTTTGGGTGAGCAACGGTTGAAAGCGGCCAAAACCCGCGACGAAGAGCTGCAGATTCTGGATGGCATGCTGGGAGACTCTGTCGCCTTCATGATGAATATCCATACCCGCTTCCTGTTTGAAGATCGTTTTCATCAGGAACGCGCCGCTGGGGAACTGACTCCAGAACGCTTTTCGGAACTGATGCTCGCCGCGCAGCAGGAAGCGTACATGAATGCCCTGGACGACTCCGGCTGGAATCCCAGCTTCTGGATCTCCAAGCTGCATTTTTACATCAGCGAATTGCCGTTTTATAACTTCCCGTACACGTTTGGTTATCTGCTCTCACTGGGGATCTACGCTTTGGCAGATACGTTCGAGGATCAGCGCGAGTTCGCGGATAAATATCGTGAACTTCTGATTGCCACCGGCTGTCAACTGACTGAAGACGCGGTGGCCGGGACATTTGGTTACGACCTGAGTCAGGCCGAATTCTGGAACAAAAGTATCGATATTATCGATCGTCGCGTGGATCGTTTTCTGGAGCTGGCTGACCAGGCTGACTGA
- the metX gene encoding homoserine O-acetyltransferase MetX produces MATQQELSETRQHSGVGLVQTRLATLFMPPDWLKLAGGGELGPIQVAYETYGTLSPEKDNAIFICHALTGDAHAAGYYEDDDEKAKPGWWDELIGPGRTLDTDKYFVICANVLGGCMGTTGPGSINPETNQPYRLNFPFITVGDIVEVHAALTRQLGIDQLLAVIGGSLGGMQVLEWAARFPDQLRSAICLASAAQLSAQGIAFNAVGRRAIKTDPEFKDGEYERGAGPRYGLALARMIAHITYLSDQSIEMKFGRRLQDHDTFTYEMLPEVEFQVESYLHYQGKRFVERFDANSYLYLTRAMDYFDLVSQHGSLTKALGRTNARFLIASYDSDWLFTTTQSKEIVRALIECGKHVSFIELKSPFGHDSFLIEIEQLQKLITPFLAQAYESRLAEKQS; encoded by the coding sequence ATGGCTACGCAACAGGAACTTTCAGAAACCCGCCAGCATTCAGGAGTCGGTCTGGTTCAGACCCGACTTGCGACCCTGTTTATGCCCCCCGACTGGCTCAAGCTGGCAGGGGGTGGCGAACTGGGTCCGATACAGGTTGCCTATGAAACGTACGGCACCCTGAGCCCTGAAAAAGACAACGCCATTTTCATCTGTCACGCTCTCACAGGCGATGCGCATGCCGCCGGTTATTACGAAGACGATGATGAAAAAGCCAAACCGGGCTGGTGGGACGAACTGATCGGCCCCGGTCGCACCCTGGACACGGATAAGTATTTTGTGATCTGTGCCAACGTCCTGGGTGGCTGCATGGGAACCACAGGGCCCGGAAGTATCAATCCAGAAACCAACCAGCCTTATCGTCTGAACTTCCCCTTCATCACCGTGGGGGATATTGTCGAAGTCCATGCGGCTCTGACCCGACAGCTGGGAATCGACCAGTTGCTGGCTGTGATCGGGGGCAGCCTGGGAGGCATGCAGGTACTGGAATGGGCGGCCCGCTTTCCGGATCAGCTGCGGAGTGCGATCTGCCTGGCATCCGCGGCTCAGCTCTCCGCCCAGGGCATTGCGTTCAATGCCGTCGGTCGACGGGCCATCAAAACAGACCCCGAATTCAAAGATGGTGAATACGAACGGGGGGCCGGCCCGCGTTACGGTCTGGCCCTGGCCCGCATGATCGCTCATATTACTTACCTGTCGGATCAGTCGATCGAAATGAAATTCGGCAGACGTCTGCAGGACCACGATACATTCACCTACGAAATGCTGCCCGAGGTGGAATTCCAGGTGGAAAGCTACCTGCACTACCAGGGAAAACGGTTCGTCGAACGCTTCGATGCGAACAGCTATCTCTACCTCACGCGGGCCATGGATTATTTCGATCTGGTCTCGCAACACGGATCGCTGACCAAAGCCCTGGGACGGACCAATGCCCGGTTCCTGATCGCCTCGTATGATTCCGACTGGCTGTTTACCACAACACAGAGCAAGGAAATCGTCCGGGCGTTAATCGAATGCGGCAAGCATGTCTCCTTTATTGAACTCAAAAGCCCTTTCGGCCATGATTCCTTTTTGATTGAAATCGAACAACTGCAGAAACTGATCACTCCTTTCCTGGCGCAAGCCTACGAATCGAGACTGGCGGAGAAACAGAGCTGA
- the metW gene encoding methionine biosynthesis protein MetW — MEDPSLDVTDKLLMEQIQPGSRVLDLGCGDGRLLARLRDERDASVLGMEIDITQHHGAIARGVPVIQADLDEGLHDIPDLAFDYVVLSQTLQQVLHPKQLLEEMVRVARQALVVVPNFGNWRIRLQVLKQGRAPVTEVLPYEWYNTPNLHLMSMHDFQDLMRILGIEILKEIPIIKHRAVEKAWLANLRAQQILYVLQRQEQTTEHAPAKPATPLTF; from the coding sequence ATGGAGGACCCGTCGCTGGACGTGACTGACAAGCTGCTGATGGAGCAGATTCAGCCAGGCAGTCGCGTGCTGGACCTCGGATGTGGTGATGGGCGGTTGCTGGCGCGACTCCGCGATGAACGCGATGCTTCGGTCCTGGGTATGGAAATCGACATCACGCAGCATCATGGTGCCATCGCCCGGGGTGTACCGGTCATTCAGGCTGACCTCGATGAAGGTCTGCACGACATTCCGGATCTGGCGTTTGACTACGTCGTCTTGAGTCAGACGCTGCAGCAGGTTCTGCACCCCAAACAGTTGCTGGAAGAAATGGTCCGCGTTGCCCGACAGGCTCTGGTCGTGGTTCCCAATTTCGGTAACTGGCGCATCCGCCTGCAGGTCTTGAAACAGGGACGGGCTCCGGTTACGGAAGTGCTGCCCTATGAATGGTACAACACCCCCAACCTGCACCTGATGTCGATGCACGACTTTCAGGATCTGATGCGAATCCTGGGAATCGAAATCCTCAAGGAAATTCCGATCATCAAGCATCGGGCGGTGGAAAAAGCCTGGCTGGCCAACTTGCGAGCCCAGCAGATTCTGTATGTGCTCCAGCGTCAGGAACAGACCACAGAGCACGCCCCGGCCAAGCCGGCGACTCCCCTGACCTTCTAA
- a CDS encoding ParA family protein has protein sequence MRIIAIMNQKGGVGKTTSSVNMAAGLAMQGKKVCLVDLDPQGHASLHLGIEPFGNVPTAYDVFSGFKTLAETRQLVAKNLWVVPATLDLAATELELVDAEDREVVLRQAIQKMADTEPFDYLIMDCPPSLGVLTINALTAADEVIIPLQPHFFALQGLSKLFETTALVRRRLNRNLKVSGVVLCLYETGTRLAADVTDDLCAFLSESDPEAPWANAKIFQSRIRRNIKLAEAPSYGQSVFDYSSSCPGAKDYAGLVEEIIADEQSEQAPIQQAA, from the coding sequence ATGCGTATCATAGCCATCATGAATCAAAAAGGGGGCGTCGGCAAAACCACATCCAGTGTGAACATGGCTGCCGGCCTGGCAATGCAGGGAAAAAAGGTCTGCCTGGTTGACCTCGATCCGCAGGGCCACGCCTCATTACACCTGGGTATTGAGCCATTTGGAAATGTGCCGACCGCCTATGATGTATTTTCCGGGTTCAAAACGCTGGCTGAAACACGACAGCTGGTCGCGAAAAACTTGTGGGTCGTGCCAGCGACACTCGATCTGGCCGCCACGGAGCTGGAACTGGTCGATGCCGAGGACCGGGAAGTCGTCTTGCGCCAGGCCATTCAGAAAATGGCAGACACCGAACCATTCGATTATCTCATCATGGACTGTCCGCCTTCACTGGGTGTACTGACCATTAACGCTTTGACAGCCGCTGATGAAGTGATCATTCCACTGCAGCCGCACTTCTTCGCGTTGCAGGGTCTTTCCAAACTGTTCGAAACAACGGCTTTGGTACGGCGTCGCCTGAACCGGAACCTGAAGGTCTCGGGAGTGGTCCTGTGTCTGTATGAAACCGGAACCAGACTGGCGGCTGACGTGACCGACGACCTGTGTGCCTTCCTCAGCGAAAGCGATCCCGAAGCCCCCTGGGCCAACGCCAAAATTTTCCAGAGCCGGATCCGCCGCAACATCAAGCTGGCCGAAGCGCCCAGTTATGGCCAGTCGGTATTTGACTACTCCAGTTCCTGTCCGGGTGCCAAGGATTACGCCGGCCTAGTCGAGGAAATCATCGCCGACGAACAGAGTGAACAGGCGCCGATTCAACAGGCCGCCTGA
- a CDS encoding oxidoreductase yields the protein MAKYFKYKTPEDVVADSERLGCPIEVSDNFKVLYEPIQIGHLQAKSRLGIQPMEGCDGTTDGFPDELTYRRYRRFGAGGASLIWGEATAIGPEARMNPRQLMINDQTAPALEKMLAGCREAHAEVFGSDAGQVIGLQLTHSGRFSFEKPLLATHDQVLDPRTVDKGTGKIVDDSYPLLSDDDLKRIEDQYVTAAKLAQSIGVDFVDIKQCHRYLLSELLAAKNRPGEYGGSLENRTRLVRNVIQRIREECPGLVIATRMNGYDGIPYQGAGDDFIGEPCPHELPLQTAFGTNPDDHLQEDLTEPLEVARLLKEWGISMINISNGNPYANPHIVRPAEFPPTDGYHAPEHPLIGVARHFRIASQIQAAVPDIPVVGSGYSWLQDFAMHAAAANVEQGKISIVGMGRATLSQPEFAKLLQEEGKLKRKTVCRTFSYCTNLMRTKDHPLGQYPTGCPPFDKEVYDPLWKEAKAKLEAKQKAAEE from the coding sequence ATGGCCAAATATTTTAAATATAAGACACCGGAAGATGTTGTTGCCGATTCGGAACGCCTGGGCTGCCCGATCGAAGTCTCAGACAATTTTAAGGTTCTCTATGAACCGATTCAGATCGGCCATCTGCAGGCAAAAAGCCGACTCGGAATTCAACCGATGGAAGGCTGTGACGGCACCACCGATGGCTTTCCCGATGAACTGACTTACCGTCGCTATCGACGCTTCGGTGCCGGCGGGGCCTCGCTCATCTGGGGTGAAGCGACCGCCATCGGTCCGGAAGCCCGCATGAATCCCCGCCAGTTGATGATCAACGATCAGACCGCACCCGCCCTGGAGAAAATGCTGGCCGGATGTCGTGAAGCACATGCAGAAGTCTTTGGTTCGGACGCCGGGCAGGTCATCGGTCTGCAACTGACACACTCCGGTCGCTTCAGCTTCGAAAAACCTCTGCTGGCCACCCACGATCAGGTACTGGATCCACGGACCGTCGATAAAGGGACCGGTAAGATCGTAGACGACAGTTATCCGTTGTTGTCGGACGACGATCTGAAACGCATCGAAGACCAGTACGTGACCGCCGCGAAGCTGGCACAATCAATCGGCGTCGATTTCGTCGATATCAAACAGTGCCATCGCTACCTGCTCTCAGAACTGCTGGCTGCGAAGAACCGTCCCGGCGAGTACGGGGGATCGCTCGAAAACCGGACCCGTCTGGTTCGTAACGTCATACAACGGATACGAGAAGAATGTCCCGGGCTCGTAATCGCCACTCGTATGAACGGTTACGATGGCATTCCCTATCAGGGCGCGGGAGATGACTTCATTGGTGAGCCCTGCCCACATGAACTGCCCCTGCAGACGGCCTTCGGCACCAATCCCGACGATCACCTTCAGGAAGATCTGACCGAACCGCTCGAAGTGGCCCGCCTGCTCAAAGAGTGGGGCATCAGCATGATCAATATTTCCAACGGGAATCCCTACGCCAATCCACATATTGTACGGCCCGCGGAATTTCCGCCGACCGATGGCTATCACGCTCCCGAACATCCCCTGATCGGTGTGGCCCGGCACTTCCGAATTGCCTCACAGATTCAGGCAGCTGTTCCCGACATTCCGGTGGTGGGTAGTGGCTACAGCTGGTTGCAGGACTTCGCCATGCATGCTGCTGCGGCGAATGTAGAGCAGGGCAAGATTTCGATTGTCGGCATGGGACGAGCCACGCTGTCACAACCGGAGTTTGCGAAGCTGCTGCAGGAAGAGGGCAAACTCAAACGCAAAACAGTCTGCCGGACATTCTCTTATTGCACCAACCTCATGCGTACGAAGGATCATCCACTGGGACAGTATCCCACAGGATGTCCTCCGTTCGACAAAGAGGTTTACGATCCACTCTGGAAAGAAGCCAAAGCAAAACTGGAAGCCAAGCAGAAAGCCGCTGAAGAGTAA
- a CDS encoding SDR family oxidoreductase has protein sequence MSKVIVITGVTQGLGRAMVSEFIAAGHTVAGCGRSPEPLAELSDQFGKPHHFTALDIADDQAVQAWADSVIAELGPPDLLLNNAAVINENAALWEIPAADIDSIIDVNIKGTINTIRHFVPAMLQSESGVIVNFSSGWGRSASGEVASYCATKWAVEGLTQSLAQELPPGMAAVPLNPGIINTRLLQSCFGSHADHYPTAEEWAEVAVPYLLGLSARDNGQSLTVPV, from the coding sequence ATGTCAAAAGTAATTGTCATCACCGGCGTCACCCAGGGACTGGGACGGGCAATGGTGTCGGAGTTCATCGCAGCTGGTCACACAGTGGCCGGCTGTGGCCGCTCCCCGGAACCACTCGCCGAGTTATCAGATCAGTTCGGCAAGCCCCATCATTTTACCGCGCTGGATATCGCCGACGATCAGGCCGTGCAGGCCTGGGCCGATTCGGTCATCGCGGAACTCGGGCCACCCGATCTGCTGCTCAACAATGCAGCGGTCATCAATGAGAATGCGGCGCTCTGGGAAATCCCCGCGGCCGACATCGACAGCATCATCGATGTGAACATCAAAGGGACCATTAATACCATTCGTCACTTTGTCCCCGCGATGCTGCAGTCAGAATCCGGTGTGATCGTGAATTTCAGTTCGGGCTGGGGACGTTCGGCTTCTGGTGAAGTGGCCTCTTACTGTGCCACCAAGTGGGCCGTGGAAGGCTTGACCCAGTCGCTGGCTCAGGAACTGCCTCCGGGGATGGCTGCCGTCCCGCTGAATCCGGGAATCATCAACACGCGTCTGTTGCAAAGCTGTTTCGGCTCGCATGCCGACCATTATCCCACCGCGGAAGAATGGGCAGAAGTCGCCGTTCCCTATCTGCTGGGGCTCTCAGCCCGCGATAATGGTCAGTCGCTGACGGTACCCGTTTAA
- a CDS encoding ThuA domain-containing protein gives MSFRFLTVCCLLIFPLLTVTDVADAADAKTRILMLTQSKGYTHGSVKREKEQLSPSEIAMIQLGKQSGLFTVDCTQDAAADFTKENLQNYDIVMFYTTGMLPIKEEDLQYFLNDWLKQKGHGFIGFHSATDTYKSYEPYWDMIGGSFNGHPWTAGNTVTITVHNTDFPAMKPFGKEFQVKDEIYQYKNWQPEKVHVLMSLNMEKCNPKRPYQVPVAWAKDWGQGKVFVNNMGHNPSTWTNPAFLDSVIGAIKWIRGDAPAAVPVNPELSKQEDAKAAAAVKAAEKK, from the coding sequence ATGAGTTTTCGATTTCTGACAGTCTGCTGTCTGCTGATATTCCCCCTGCTGACCGTGACTGATGTTGCCGATGCAGCCGACGCCAAGACCCGTATCCTGATGCTCACCCAGAGCAAAGGTTATACACACGGCTCCGTCAAACGGGAGAAAGAACAGCTGTCTCCTTCTGAAATCGCGATGATTCAACTCGGTAAGCAGTCGGGCCTGTTCACCGTTGATTGTACCCAGGATGCCGCAGCCGACTTCACGAAAGAAAATCTGCAGAACTACGACATCGTCATGTTCTACACCACGGGCATGCTGCCCATTAAAGAAGAAGATCTGCAGTATTTTCTGAATGACTGGTTGAAGCAGAAGGGCCACGGCTTTATCGGCTTTCACTCAGCCACCGATACCTACAAGTCCTACGAACCTTATTGGGATATGATCGGCGGTTCCTTTAACGGCCATCCCTGGACCGCCGGCAATACGGTGACGATCACCGTGCACAACACCGATTTTCCTGCCATGAAGCCCTTCGGAAAAGAATTCCAGGTCAAAGATGAAATCTATCAGTATAAAAACTGGCAGCCGGAAAAAGTGCATGTGCTGATGAGCCTGAATATGGAGAAGTGTAACCCCAAGCGTCCCTACCAGGTCCCGGTCGCCTGGGCCAAGGACTGGGGACAGGGCAAAGTCTTTGTCAACAACATGGGACACAACCCCTCGACCTGGACCAATCCCGCGTTTCTGGATTCCGTCATCGGCGCGATTAAATGGATTCGCGGCGATGCACCGGCTGCGGTTCCCGTCAATCCGGAGCTGTCAAAACAGGAAGACGCCAAAGCCGCTGCCGCTGTGAAGGCTGCTGAAAAGAAATAA
- a CDS encoding 3-keto-disaccharide hydrolase encodes MKTQLSFVLLMLLTCLLSACGKPTEEQKQEALNEVPAIDEPEKTIESLFEVEDGFTLLHLKDFEEFAGKSKEPVSGKNWTEQDGIISCQGQPRGYIYTRVALGNCTVRLEYRFPESAEKNADPNTGFLFYITGENRVWPKCLEVQGKYSEMAHIKSNSKDITLEVTDNQEAREKVRLPVGEWNAIEVVCKDGALTSVLNGTEIATSKPSELKDGFFGLQSEGNPVEFRNIRIQELTD; translated from the coding sequence ATGAAAACTCAGCTTTCCTTTGTTCTATTGATGTTGTTGACCTGTCTGCTGTCTGCCTGTGGAAAACCCACGGAAGAACAGAAACAAGAAGCGCTGAATGAAGTACCCGCCATCGATGAACCTGAAAAAACTATCGAATCGTTATTCGAAGTCGAAGACGGATTTACCCTGTTGCATCTGAAGGATTTTGAGGAATTCGCCGGTAAATCGAAAGAACCGGTCTCAGGCAAAAACTGGACTGAGCAGGACGGAATCATTTCCTGCCAGGGACAGCCGCGCGGTTATATCTATACACGCGTGGCACTCGGAAACTGCACCGTTCGCCTGGAATATCGCTTCCCCGAATCGGCTGAAAAAAATGCCGATCCGAACACGGGATTCCTGTTCTACATCACAGGTGAAAATCGTGTCTGGCCCAAGTGCCTCGAAGTACAGGGTAAGTATTCTGAGATGGCACACATCAAATCCAACAGCAAAGACATTACTCTGGAAGTCACCGATAACCAGGAAGCCCGGGAAAAGGTGCGCCTGCCGGTAGGCGAGTGGAATGCGATCGAAGTCGTCTGTAAAGACGGTGCGTTAACCTCGGTTCTGAACGGAACAGAAATCGCTACTTCCAAACCGAGCGAGCTGAAAGATGGCTTTTTTGGACTGCAGTCCGAGGGGAACCCGGTTGAGTTCCGCAATATCCGTATCCAGGAACTGACCGATTAG
- a CDS encoding SpoVG family protein translates to MEISEVRIKLMNDPHERLLAFCSITFDVSFVIRDLKIIQGAKGAFVAMPSRKLMDRCPKCHTKNHLRASFCNQCGVRLDENRADKDDAGRARLYADIAHPINSECRELIQEEVLKAYEEERVSAQQEGYICRYDDFGEEDYARLGPYEEDYDETPLVQSSRTESTVHRKNGQVFRIDAAEDRSDGKPPHHNPADQPAADRVTSQNREPGAQGDSFGSGIV, encoded by the coding sequence ATGGAGATCAGTGAAGTACGCATCAAATTGATGAATGACCCACACGAAAGATTGCTGGCATTCTGCTCAATTACTTTCGACGTCTCATTCGTCATTCGAGATCTGAAAATCATTCAGGGGGCCAAAGGTGCCTTCGTGGCGATGCCCAGCCGCAAGCTGATGGATCGTTGTCCCAAGTGTCATACCAAGAACCATCTGCGCGCCTCGTTCTGTAACCAGTGTGGCGTGCGTCTGGATGAAAACCGGGCGGACAAAGATGACGCCGGTCGTGCCCGTCTCTATGCCGACATCGCGCATCCCATCAATTCCGAATGCCGGGAATTGATCCAGGAAGAGGTCCTCAAGGCGTATGAGGAAGAGCGAGTCTCCGCGCAGCAGGAAGGTTACATCTGCCGCTATGATGATTTCGGCGAAGAAGATTACGCACGGCTCGGACCCTACGAAGAGGACTACGACGAGACACCTCTGGTCCAGTCCTCCCGCACGGAATCGACCGTTCACCGCAAGAACGGTCAGGTATTTCGAATTGATGCTGCTGAAGACCGTTCGGATGGGAAACCACCCCATCATAATCCGGCCGATCAGCCAGCCGCCGACAGGGTTACTTCACAAAATCGTGAACCGGGTGCCCAGGGCGACTCCTTCGGTTCAGGAATCGTCTGA